A genome region from Flavobacterium sp. includes the following:
- a CDS encoding suppressor of fused domain protein, which yields MEQDNRTAYFYLFGDNEDFGMKSCWIRNLTKAPEEIEVKLMEKGIPPMLTKEFCKFPEGQESLNKKNLEIVWMEEGDGAALLENGEILCVIPSWGGDRGFCGYARDCNGQGGFAWELSEDNEIRKRINNAISFIKEWNEEVNPFQSLQPQILDYYEDIFGESEKYYAIDNSDWPPKGLYVYEGTEKIVFATVAVSLRPQPKVEMYYEDASKVNRIELGIILKSGLTNDEINNIASLISGITAIPWDYITFVAEGHTVEFETIASEKFKYAVLTNKLKLLPEMNVPAFGNSHTNFLWIVPVSDKEWKMMKESGSKVILDKLDTIGEEIFSLERQEVV from the coding sequence GCGCCAGAAGAAATAGAGGTAAAACTGATGGAAAAAGGTATTCCTCCTATGTTGACTAAAGAATTTTGTAAATTTCCTGAAGGCCAGGAAAGCCTTAATAAGAAGAATTTAGAAATTGTCTGGATGGAAGAAGGAGATGGAGCAGCATTGTTGGAAAATGGAGAGATTTTATGTGTAATTCCAAGCTGGGGAGGAGACAGAGGATTCTGTGGATACGCCCGAGATTGTAATGGTCAGGGTGGTTTTGCCTGGGAGCTTTCCGAAGATAATGAGATCAGAAAACGTATAAATAATGCAATCTCTTTTATTAAAGAATGGAATGAAGAAGTGAATCCTTTTCAGTCTTTACAGCCTCAAATTCTAGATTATTATGAAGACATATTTGGAGAAAGTGAGAAGTATTATGCAATCGATAATTCAGATTGGCCTCCAAAAGGTCTTTATGTTTACGAAGGAACAGAAAAGATTGTATTTGCAACTGTAGCAGTTTCATTAAGACCGCAGCCAAAAGTAGAAATGTATTATGAAGATGCTAGCAAGGTAAATAGAATTGAACTTGGAATTATTTTGAAATCAGGATTGACAAATGATGAAATAAATAATATAGCAAGTCTAATAAGCGGAATTACAGCAATACCTTGGGATTATATCACATTTGTAGCAGAAGGACATACAGTAGAATTTGAGACAATTGCTAGTGAAAAATTTAAGTATGCAGTTCTGACGAATAAATTAAAACTTCTGCCTGAAATGAATGTACCTGCTTTTGGAAATTCACATACTAATTTTTTATGGATAGTACCTGTTTCTGATAAAGAATGGAAGATGATGAAAGAATCTGGTTCTAAAGTTATACTGGATAAACTGGATACTATTGGTGAAGAAATATTTAGTTTGGAGCGACAAGAAGTTGTTTAA
- a CDS encoding lysophospholipid acyltransferase family protein: MGLVTAKEVAKAINVEKYGVFGTFSGWILMKVLKISTLNKIYDRNKHLEDLAFLNGILDEMEIKFEIPEEDLKRLPKDGAYITISNHPLGGIDGILLLKLMLEREPNFKIIANFLLHRIVPMKKYIMPVNPFENHKDAKSSVIGIKETLRHLSDGKPLGIFPAGEVSTYKDGKLVVDKPWEEGALKLIRKAKVPVVPIYFHAKNSKLFYWLSKIDDTLRTAKLPSELLTQKDRVIKVRIGKPISVSEQNEIESFEEYSEFLRRKTYMLANPFEKDTKLIDTASLKIPKAPKKIVTPANESKLIDEVQALRDSDSRFLQSKNYEVFFASAKQIPNILHEIGRLREITFREVGEGTNESIDLDEYDQYYHHMFLWDDETKKIAGAYRMGLGSEIYPKYGIEGFYLTDLFRFEPELHDMMHKSIEMGRAFIVKEYQQKPMPLFLLWKGIIHTTLRHPEHKYLVGGVSISNQFSDFSKSLMIEFMKSNYYDPYIAQYIHPKKAYKVKLKDADKDFIFDEAESDLNKFDKIIDELEPGNLRLPVLIKKYIKQNARVVAFNVDPLFNNAIDGLMYIRIADIPESTMKPVIEEFQIELEKKLSEKED; encoded by the coding sequence ATGGGTTTAGTTACCGCGAAAGAAGTTGCAAAGGCAATAAATGTTGAAAAGTACGGAGTATTTGGTACTTTTTCAGGCTGGATTCTTATGAAGGTTCTTAAGATCTCTACCCTTAATAAAATTTACGACCGTAATAAGCATCTGGAGGATCTTGCGTTTTTAAACGGAATTTTGGATGAAATGGAAATTAAATTCGAAATCCCGGAAGAAGATTTGAAACGTCTGCCGAAAGATGGTGCGTATATTACTATTTCAAATCACCCGCTTGGAGGTATTGATGGTATTTTGCTTTTGAAATTGATGCTTGAAAGAGAACCAAATTTCAAAATCATTGCCAACTTTCTATTACACAGAATCGTTCCGATGAAAAAGTACATTATGCCGGTTAATCCTTTTGAAAATCATAAGGATGCAAAATCGAGCGTAATTGGTATTAAGGAAACTTTACGTCATTTAAGCGACGGAAAACCATTAGGGATTTTTCCCGCAGGTGAAGTTTCTACTTATAAAGATGGTAAATTAGTTGTTGATAAACCTTGGGAAGAAGGCGCTCTGAAATTGATCAGAAAAGCAAAAGTTCCGGTTGTACCTATTTACTTTCACGCCAAAAACAGTAAATTATTCTATTGGCTTTCTAAAATTGATGACACTTTGCGTACTGCAAAACTGCCGTCTGAATTGCTTACACAAAAAGACCGCGTTATAAAAGTTCGTATTGGAAAACCTATTTCTGTAAGTGAACAAAATGAAATAGAATCGTTTGAAGAATATTCAGAATTCTTAAGACGTAAAACTTATATGCTTGCTAATCCTTTTGAGAAAGACACGAAATTGATAGACACAGCAAGTTTAAAAATTCCTAAAGCGCCTAAAAAAATCGTTACGCCGGCAAATGAATCAAAATTGATTGATGAAGTTCAGGCTTTAAGAGACAGTGATTCGAGATTTTTACAAAGCAAAAACTACGAAGTATTCTTCGCAAGCGCAAAGCAAATTCCGAATATTTTACACGAAATAGGACGTTTACGCGAAATTACTTTCCGTGAAGTAGGCGAAGGAACCAATGAATCTATTGACTTAGACGAATACGACCAATATTATCACCATATGTTTTTATGGGATGATGAAACCAAAAAAATCGCCGGAGCTTATCGTATGGGATTAGGTTCTGAGATTTATCCAAAATACGGAATCGAAGGTTTCTACTTAACTGATCTTTTCAGATTTGAACCGGAACTTCACGATATGATGCACAAATCTATCGAAATGGGCCGTGCATTTATTGTAAAAGAATACCAGCAAAAACCAATGCCATTATTCCTTTTATGGAAAGGTATTATTCATACTACTCTGCGTCACCCTGAACACAAATATTTGGTTGGAGGAGTAAGTATCAGTAATCAGTTTTCTGACTTCTCTAAATCGCTTATGATTGAGTTCATGAAGTCTAACTATTATGACCCTTATATTGCGCAGTATATCCATCCGAAAAAGGCTTATAAAGTAAAATTAAAAGATGCTGATAAAGATTTTATCTTCGACGAAGCAGAATCTGATTTAAATAAATTCGACAAAATCATTGACGAATTAGAACCAGGAAATTTACGCTTACCTGTTTTAATTAAAAAGTACATCAAACAAAATGCACGTGTAGTTGCTTTTAACGTTGATCCGCTTTTTAATAACGCAATTGACGGCTTAATGTACATCAGAATTGCAGATATTCCGGAAAGTACAATGAAGCCTGTTATCGAGGAATTTCAGATTGAATTGGAAAAGAAATTATCTGAGAAGGAAGATTAA